A genomic region of Candidatus Eremiobacteraceae bacterium contains the following coding sequences:
- the upp gene encoding uracil phosphoribosyltransferase: METRDFPNLTILQHPLVHDKLGRLRDAATSNKEFRELCLELGMLLAWPATADLETAETQVASPVGWASAQTLVRVPLLVPILRAGLGLVPGFHALMPQAHVAHVGMYRDPDTLQAMPYYVNLPEDLIGRRAFVLDPMLATGASAVAAVDLLLRRGALVSDLRFITLIAAPEGCAALFAAHPGIKVYTCALDKHLNDHGYIVPGLGDAGDRLFGRGAGRVPETHGFRPV; encoded by the coding sequence ATGGAGACGCGCGACTTCCCGAATCTCACCATCTTGCAGCATCCGCTCGTGCACGACAAGCTCGGCCGTCTGCGTGACGCCGCCACGTCCAACAAAGAATTCCGCGAGTTGTGCCTTGAGCTCGGCATGTTGCTGGCGTGGCCCGCTACGGCCGATCTCGAGACGGCAGAGACGCAAGTGGCTTCGCCGGTCGGTTGGGCAAGCGCGCAGACGTTGGTCCGCGTGCCGTTGCTCGTCCCCATCTTGCGCGCAGGACTGGGCCTCGTACCCGGCTTCCACGCGCTGATGCCGCAGGCGCACGTCGCGCACGTGGGCATGTATCGCGATCCGGACACGCTGCAAGCCATGCCCTACTACGTGAATCTGCCGGAGGATCTCATCGGTAGGCGCGCGTTCGTTCTCGATCCGATGCTTGCCACCGGCGCGTCGGCGGTGGCCGCCGTGGATCTCTTGCTCAGACGCGGAGCGCTGGTCTCCGACCTGCGCTTCATCACGCTCATCGCGGCGCCTGAAGGATGCGCCGCGCTGTTCGCGGCCCATCCCGGCATCAAAGTGTACACGTGCGCGCTCGACAAGCATCTGAACGACCACGGCTACATCGTGCCCGGACTCGGCGACGCCGGCGACCGCTTGTTCGGACGCGGTGCGGGCAGGGTGCCTGAGACGCACGGATTCCGGCCGGTATGA
- the atpB gene encoding F0F1 ATP synthase subunit A — translation MHETIGDHPLWHISFMPAPFNTVHADTVVITWICMAIVLIAVGILARAHPVTKLSKRYTFMELIVTAISGQVDTILGKNGVPFVPLLISLFLFIFVLNEIGLFPFVGKSPTADINTTAALALFAILLVQGVGVVRKGLGYFGHLVVRPLGLGIPLLPIMIIDELARPVTLAMRLFGNIFAGEILLVVIAAVIGAHLGIISVLANAGPILIYPFNMFVGAIQALVFTLLTIAYLITPTSDEPH, via the coding sequence ATGCACGAAACCATCGGCGACCATCCGCTCTGGCATATTTCTTTTATGCCGGCGCCTTTCAACACGGTGCATGCCGACACCGTGGTCATCACGTGGATATGCATGGCGATCGTGTTGATCGCCGTCGGCATCCTCGCGCGCGCGCATCCCGTCACGAAGCTTTCGAAACGCTACACGTTCATGGAGTTGATCGTGACGGCGATCAGCGGTCAGGTCGACACGATCCTCGGCAAGAACGGCGTGCCGTTCGTGCCGCTGCTCATCTCGCTGTTTCTGTTCATCTTCGTGCTCAATGAGATCGGGCTGTTCCCATTCGTCGGCAAGTCTCCGACGGCCGACATCAACACCACTGCCGCGCTCGCGCTCTTCGCCATCCTGCTCGTGCAGGGAGTGGGCGTCGTCCGCAAAGGTCTGGGATACTTCGGCCACCTCGTCGTGCGGCCGCTTGGACTCGGGATCCCGCTGTTGCCCATCATGATCATCGACGAGCTCGCTCGTCCCGTCACGCTTGCCATGCGATTGTTCGGCAATATCTTTGCCGGTGAGATCCTACTCGTCGTGATCGCCGCCGTCATCGGCGCGCACCTCGGCATCATTTCTGTACTTGCTAACGCCGGACCCATCCTCATCTATCCGTTCAACATGTTTGTGGGGGCAATCCAGGCCTTGGTCTTCACGCTGTTGACGATCGCCTACCTCATCACTCCGACATCCGACGAACCGCACTAA
- the atpE gene encoding ATP synthase F0 subunit C, with protein sequence MENAILVASVIIAFALMVGFAAFGSAIGDGIIGSKAVESIARQPEARPNIFFFYFLGFGILEAFPIIAIALAFFLLIGGGGLGVMALLKPVLGK encoded by the coding sequence ATGGAAAATGCCATTCTCGTCGCGTCCGTCATCATCGCGTTTGCGCTGATGGTCGGGTTCGCCGCCTTCGGATCAGCCATCGGCGACGGCATCATCGGCAGCAAGGCGGTCGAATCGATCGCACGGCAGCCGGAAGCCAGGCCGAACATCTTTTTCTTCTACTTCCTGGGCTTCGGCATTCTGGAAGCCTTCCCGATCATCGCGATCGCGCTCGCCTTCTTCCTCCTGATCGGCGGCGGCGGGCTGGGCGTGATGGCCCTGCTCAAGCCGGTCCTCGGGAAGTAG
- the atpG gene encoding ATP synthase F1 subunit gamma, with amino-acid sequence MPTLRQLRDRVKSLKNTQQITRAMKMVAGARIRRAELAMRAARPYAIGIGEMLGELGQAGGSDHPLLRKREVKTRGVLLMTADKGLCGAFNSNLVRAGLLAAQEGGQPAVLYLVGTKGRVQLRKSPHRIAEFWPLTTDSFARSAAEIAPKVTADFLDGTIDELTLVSSRFVSTIVQKPTASQLLPVFTGTAKAERSAVNQNSFEFEPDAQGVLAALLPKYVEFTIFQALLESQASEFAARLIAMSNATDNAGKLIDEITLLMNKTRQAAITKEILEIVGGAEALKG; translated from the coding sequence ATGCCCACCCTACGGCAACTTCGCGACCGCGTCAAATCGCTGAAAAACACGCAGCAGATCACGCGCGCCATGAAGATGGTGGCCGGCGCACGGATCCGCCGCGCGGAGCTTGCCATGCGGGCGGCTAGGCCGTACGCGATCGGCATCGGCGAGATGTTGGGGGAACTGGGGCAAGCCGGCGGGAGCGATCACCCGCTGCTGCGCAAACGCGAAGTGAAAACTCGTGGTGTCCTCTTGATGACCGCCGACAAAGGTTTGTGCGGCGCGTTCAACTCCAACCTCGTCCGCGCGGGTCTGCTCGCTGCGCAAGAAGGCGGCCAACCGGCCGTGCTCTACCTTGTGGGAACCAAAGGCCGCGTGCAGCTTCGAAAATCGCCGCATCGAATCGCCGAGTTTTGGCCGCTGACCACCGATTCGTTCGCCCGATCGGCCGCGGAGATCGCCCCAAAAGTCACCGCCGATTTCCTTGACGGCACGATCGACGAACTGACGCTCGTCTCCAGCAGATTCGTGTCGACGATCGTGCAAAAGCCCACGGCTTCACAACTTTTGCCGGTCTTCACGGGCACAGCAAAGGCTGAACGAAGCGCGGTCAATCAGAACTCGTTCGAATTTGAGCCCGATGCGCAAGGCGTGTTGGCTGCTTTGCTGCCGAAGTACGTCGAGTTCACGATTTTCCAGGCGTTGCTCGAATCGCAAGCGTCGGAATTCGCGGCTCGCCTCATCGCGATGAGCAACGCGACCGACAACGCCGGCAAACTCATCGACGAAATCACCCTGCTCATGAACAAGACGCGGCAAGCAGCCATCACAAAGGAGATCCTTGAGATCGTCGGCGGCGCCGAGGCTTTAAAAGGATAA
- a CDS encoding cytidine/deoxycytidylate deaminase family protein, with translation MKEPASRPPWDAYFMAIARAVATRATCSRRAVGAVIVKDKRILTTGYNGAPVGLRHCDHSDGGDMLHGHCARSTHAEQNAIVQASRYGVPIAGSALYCTAHACLTCAKLLINAGITRVVYEDAYPDDLANDLFLEAGTLIERFEGGA, from the coding sequence ATGAAAGAACCCGCTTCGAGACCACCTTGGGACGCGTACTTCATGGCCATCGCGCGCGCCGTCGCGACCCGCGCCACCTGTTCGCGCCGCGCGGTCGGCGCGGTGATCGTCAAAGACAAGCGCATTCTCACGACCGGCTATAACGGCGCGCCGGTCGGCTTGCGGCACTGCGACCACTCAGATGGCGGCGACATGCTGCACGGCCACTGCGCGCGGTCCACGCATGCCGAGCAGAACGCGATCGTGCAAGCATCTCGATACGGCGTGCCTATCGCGGGCAGCGCGCTCTACTGCACGGCTCACGCGTGTCTCACGTGCGCGAAGCTGCTCATCAACGCAGGCATCACCCGAGTCGTATATGAGGACGCGTATCCGGACGACCTCGCCAACGACTTGTTCCTGGAAGCCGGAACGCTGATCGAACGCTTCGAGGGCGGCGCGTGA
- a CDS encoding ATP synthase F0 subunit B: protein MLLSIDGTFLAQMLNFVVFWLLLNFVFIAPTRRAIEERMRLIDEQHREAQTLRARAAALKAEADTLFDASRRRTDEIMREAAARAAEQVHEIERKSNDDAAASVTLAHATVALERAQAVEKQGMLVDDLARAMVKRAVGLEGAA from the coding sequence ATGCTGCTTTCGATCGACGGCACCTTCCTCGCCCAAATGCTGAACTTCGTGGTGTTCTGGCTTTTGTTGAACTTCGTGTTCATAGCGCCCACGCGGCGCGCCATCGAAGAACGCATGCGTCTGATCGACGAGCAGCATCGCGAAGCGCAAACGCTGCGCGCGCGGGCTGCGGCGCTGAAAGCGGAAGCCGACACTCTCTTCGATGCGTCGCGCCGTCGCACGGATGAGATCATGCGCGAAGCAGCCGCCCGCGCGGCCGAGCAAGTCCATGAAATCGAGCGCAAATCCAACGACGATGCGGCGGCAAGCGTGACGCTTGCCCATGCCACGGTCGCGTTGGAGAGGGCGCAGGCGGTTGAAAAACAGGGGATGCTCGTCGACGACCTAGCGCGCGCGATGGTCAAGCGCGCGGTCGGTCTGGAGGGCGCGGCGTAG
- the atpH gene encoding ATP synthase F1 subunit delta: MAIETLARRYSAALFAVAQDANAVETVVREVDAFVAALASDPALQEFFGSPVIDRAHKTQILQASLHGKIGEIVEHFLILLVRKRREKLLGTIARQMHELLDASAGISVAKIATPTALEPAELADLARRLSHMYKRTIVPEAKVEPELLGGIIMQVGDRYVDGSVSGKLEEIRRHLIAGIDAPDAASANGKTT; encoded by the coding sequence GTGGCGATTGAAACGCTGGCGAGACGCTATTCCGCCGCACTGTTCGCCGTGGCCCAAGACGCGAATGCCGTGGAGACCGTGGTGCGCGAAGTCGACGCGTTCGTCGCCGCGCTCGCATCCGATCCCGCGCTGCAAGAGTTTTTCGGTTCGCCTGTCATCGATCGCGCGCACAAGACGCAAATACTGCAGGCATCGCTCCATGGGAAGATCGGCGAAATCGTCGAGCACTTCCTGATCTTGCTCGTGCGAAAGCGCAGGGAAAAACTTCTCGGAACCATCGCTCGCCAGATGCACGAGCTGCTCGATGCCTCGGCTGGAATTTCGGTAGCCAAGATCGCGACGCCGACGGCGCTTGAGCCGGCCGAACTTGCCGATTTGGCTCGACGCCTCTCGCACATGTACAAACGGACGATCGTGCCGGAAGCAAAGGTCGAGCCCGAATTGCTCGGCGGGATCATCATGCAGGTGGGAGATCGATATGTCGACGGAAGCGTCTCGGGCAAGCTCGAGGAGATCCGCCGCCACTTGATCGCCGGCATCGACGCGCCGGATGCGGCGTCGGCCAACGGTAAGACAACTTAA
- the glyA gene encoding serine hydroxymethyltransferase, translated as MNARVLDQAALAQADPEVYSAILKEEERQRKNLELIASENYVSAAVREAASCVMTNKYAEGYPGKRYYGGCEFVDIAETLALDRLKQLFGVEYANVQPHSGAQANMAVYFSVLKPGDTIMGTALDHGGHLTHGSKVNFSGKLYNVVPYMVDAKTEQFDYDAIRALAREHKPKMIVTGWSAYSRRVDWKTFADIAHENGALLFADIAHVAGLVCTGYYPSPVGHADFVTTTTHKTLRGPRGGAVMCNGELGKGISKTTFPGIQGGPLMHIIAAKAVAFREALLPSFKDYARQVVANARALAESLSAGGVRIVTGGTDSHLMLLDVSSRGLTGKDVEIYLDEIGITVNKNTIPFDKNPPMVASGVRVGTPAVTTRGMKEPEMREIAALMIAAMDDVGKRARIVQLRDKVHELTAQFGVP; from the coding sequence GTGAACGCGCGCGTGCTCGATCAGGCGGCTCTGGCGCAAGCCGATCCCGAAGTCTACAGCGCGATACTCAAAGAAGAAGAGCGGCAGCGCAAAAACCTTGAGTTGATCGCGTCGGAGAATTATGTGAGTGCGGCCGTGCGCGAAGCGGCGTCATGCGTCATGACGAATAAATACGCCGAAGGGTATCCCGGTAAGCGCTATTACGGCGGGTGCGAGTTCGTCGACATCGCCGAAACGCTCGCGCTTGACCGGCTGAAACAGTTGTTCGGCGTGGAGTACGCAAACGTGCAGCCGCACTCCGGCGCACAGGCGAACATGGCCGTCTACTTCTCCGTGCTCAAGCCCGGCGACACCATCATGGGCACGGCGCTCGATCACGGCGGCCACCTCACCCACGGAAGCAAAGTGAATTTCAGCGGGAAGCTGTACAACGTCGTGCCCTATATGGTGGACGCGAAAACCGAGCAGTTCGATTACGATGCGATCCGCGCACTTGCGCGCGAGCACAAGCCGAAGATGATCGTGACCGGATGGAGCGCATACTCGCGCAGGGTCGATTGGAAGACGTTCGCCGACATAGCCCATGAGAACGGTGCGCTGCTCTTCGCCGACATCGCCCACGTCGCGGGGCTCGTCTGCACCGGGTATTACCCGTCGCCGGTGGGTCACGCGGACTTCGTCACGACCACAACGCACAAGACGCTGCGCGGTCCTCGCGGCGGCGCGGTGATGTGCAATGGCGAACTCGGCAAGGGCATCTCAAAGACCACCTTCCCCGGCATTCAGGGCGGCCCGCTCATGCACATCATCGCCGCGAAGGCCGTCGCGTTCCGCGAAGCGCTGCTGCCGTCGTTCAAGGATTACGCGCGCCAAGTCGTCGCAAACGCCCGCGCGCTCGCCGAGTCGCTTTCGGCCGGCGGCGTCCGCATCGTCACCGGCGGCACCGATAGTCACCTCATGCTGCTCGACGTCTCGTCGCGCGGCCTCACCGGCAAAGACGTCGAGATCTATCTCGACGAGATCGGCATCACCGTCAACAAGAACACGATACCTTTCGACAAGAATCCACCCATGGTCGCGAGCGGTGTGCGAGTGGGCACGCCGGCCGTCACCACGCGCGGCATGAAAGAGCCCGAGATGCGGGAGATCGCCGCGTTGATGATCGCCGCGATGGACGACGTCGGCAAGCGCGCGCGCATCGTCCAACTTCGCGACAAGGTGCACGAACTCACGGCGCAGTTCGGCGTGCCGTAG
- a CDS encoding MraY family glycosyltransferase — protein MNSQTLAAAPKLAPLAVKAVHHAVATPHPAPGLQALPGDVNIIWLCVITFVLAAIACACVTPLVRRMAFKVGVFDQPGDDRRVHTQPTPRLGGIAIYLGFMLALFTMLNFALTHSFVIQHYLDTPDLAHLIGLLFGGTLMMGVGLWDDVMTMRPRDKFLAQFVVSLVAVVMYGFTIQQMRLPHFGFVDLGWFAVPFSIFWYMGMVNAINFLDGLDGLVTGVTIIAAMTMIVVSVWKGQYLVAITMAALAGSAAGFLPFNYNPARIFMGDGGSLFIGFVLASAALEGKAKGAIAISLVVPFLIILAFPILDTAHVIMRRLRSGAPLFAADRSHTHHRLLDLGLSQRAAVNLIYAVCGVLCALVLVLARPGGPHLF, from the coding sequence GTGAACTCGCAGACGTTGGCCGCAGCACCAAAGCTCGCGCCGCTCGCCGTCAAAGCCGTGCACCACGCCGTCGCTACCCCTCATCCCGCCCCGGGCCTGCAGGCGCTCCCGGGCGACGTGAACATCATCTGGCTATGCGTCATCACCTTCGTGCTTGCGGCCATCGCCTGCGCTTGCGTCACGCCGCTCGTTCGCCGCATGGCGTTCAAAGTGGGCGTATTCGATCAACCGGGCGACGACCGCCGCGTCCACACGCAGCCCACGCCTCGCCTCGGCGGCATCGCGATCTATCTCGGCTTCATGCTGGCCCTGTTCACCATGTTGAACTTCGCTCTCACGCACTCATTCGTCATCCAGCACTACCTCGACACGCCCGATCTCGCGCATCTCATCGGCCTTCTCTTCGGCGGCACGTTGATGATGGGCGTGGGGCTGTGGGATGATGTGATGACGATGCGGCCGCGCGACAAGTTCCTGGCGCAGTTCGTCGTCTCGCTCGTCGCCGTGGTCATGTACGGCTTCACCATACAGCAGATGAGGCTTCCGCATTTCGGCTTCGTCGATCTGGGCTGGTTCGCCGTGCCGTTCTCGATCTTCTGGTACATGGGCATGGTGAACGCGATCAACTTCTTGGATGGACTCGACGGGCTCGTCACGGGCGTCACGATCATCGCCGCGATGACCATGATCGTCGTGTCGGTATGGAAGGGGCAGTACCTCGTCGCCATCACCATGGCCGCGCTCGCCGGTTCGGCTGCCGGGTTCTTGCCTTTCAACTACAATCCGGCGCGCATCTTCATGGGCGACGGTGGCTCGCTCTTCATCGGCTTCGTGCTCGCAAGCGCGGCCCTCGAAGGCAAGGCAAAAGGCGCGATCGCGATCTCGCTCGTCGTGCCGTTCCTCATCATCCTCGCGTTTCCGATCCTCGACACCGCGCACGTCATCATGCGCCGCTTGCGTTCGGGTGCGCCTCTCTTCGCGGCCGATCGCAGCCACACGCATCACCGCCTGCTCGACCTCGGCCTTTCGCAGCGCGCGGCCGTCAACTTGATCTACGCGGTGTGCGGCGTTCTTTGCGCGCTCGTGCTCGTGCTCGCCCGGCCCGGCGGACCGCACCTGTTTTGA
- the atpD gene encoding F0F1 ATP synthase subunit beta, which translates to MPSIGKVTQVLGNVVDVEFTLETLPNIFTALLTTIKDVDGKERELTLEVQGELGNNCVRCLAMGGTEGMVRGAQVRDTGAPITVPVGEATLGRIFNVLGKAIDSDKPVAASAMHPIHREAPKVDEQDPTTVMFETGIKVVDLMAPYVRGGKVGLFGGAGVGKTVLIQELIRNIAAEHGGYSVFTGIGERTREGNDLWLEMKHSGVIDKTALIFGQMDEPPGVRLRVGLTGVTMAEYFRDEQGKDVLLFIDNIFRFMQAGSEVSALLGRMPSAVGYQPTLASEMGALEERITSTRKGSITSVQAVYVPADDLTDPAVATTFAHLDATTVLSRSISDKGIYPAVDPLASTSRLLEPRFVGDEHYQVARRVQETLQRYKDLQDIIAILGVEELSEDDKIIVGRARRLQRFLSQPFHVAEAFTGRAGKYVPLKETIAGFKEMVEGKLDDLPEQAFYMVGNIDEAKEAAEKMKAGV; encoded by the coding sequence ATGCCTAGCATCGGTAAAGTCACCCAAGTCCTCGGCAACGTGGTGGACGTCGAATTCACGCTTGAAACCCTGCCGAACATCTTCACGGCGCTTTTGACGACCATCAAAGATGTCGACGGCAAGGAGCGTGAGCTGACCCTCGAAGTGCAGGGCGAGCTCGGGAACAACTGCGTCCGATGCCTGGCGATGGGCGGCACCGAGGGCATGGTGCGGGGCGCGCAAGTCCGCGATACCGGAGCGCCGATCACGGTGCCGGTGGGAGAAGCCACGCTCGGCCGGATATTCAACGTCCTCGGCAAAGCGATCGACTCCGACAAGCCGGTTGCGGCAAGCGCCATGCATCCCATCCATCGCGAAGCGCCCAAGGTCGACGAGCAAGATCCAACCACCGTCATGTTCGAGACCGGCATCAAAGTGGTCGACCTCATGGCGCCGTACGTTCGAGGCGGCAAAGTCGGCCTGTTCGGCGGCGCGGGCGTCGGCAAAACGGTGCTGATCCAAGAGCTCATCCGCAACATCGCCGCCGAGCACGGAGGCTACTCGGTCTTCACCGGCATCGGCGAGCGCACGCGCGAAGGCAACGATCTCTGGCTCGAGATGAAGCATTCGGGCGTCATCGACAAGACCGCGTTGATCTTCGGGCAGATGGACGAGCCGCCTGGTGTACGGCTTCGCGTGGGTCTCACCGGCGTGACGATGGCCGAATACTTCCGCGACGAACAGGGCAAAGACGTCCTGCTCTTCATCGACAACATCTTCCGCTTCATGCAGGCCGGCTCCGAAGTATCGGCGCTGCTCGGCCGGATGCCGTCGGCCGTAGGTTATCAACCCACGCTGGCCTCCGAAATGGGTGCGCTCGAAGAGCGCATCACTTCCACGCGAAAGGGCTCGATCACGTCGGTGCAAGCGGTGTACGTCCCCGCCGACGATCTCACCGATCCTGCCGTCGCCACCACGTTCGCGCACCTTGATGCCACGACGGTGCTCTCGCGTTCCATCTCCGACAAGGGCATCTACCCGGCGGTCGACCCGCTCGCGTCCACGTCGCGCCTCCTCGAGCCGCGCTTTGTGGGCGACGAGCACTACCAAGTCGCACGCCGCGTTCAAGAGACGCTGCAGCGCTACAAAGACCTGCAAGACATCATCGCGATCCTCGGCGTCGAAGAACTTTCCGAAGACGACAAGATCATCGTAGGTCGCGCGCGCCGGCTGCAGCGGTTTCTCTCGCAGCCGTTCCACGTCGCCGAAGCCTTCACCGGACGCGCCGGCAAATACGTGCCGCTCAAAGAAACGATCGCCGGCTTTAAAGAGATGGTCGAGGGCAAACTCGACGATCTGCCCGAGCAGGCGTTCTACATGGTCGGCAACATCGACGAAGCCAAAGAAGCGGCCGAAAAGATGAAGGCCGGCGTTTAA
- the atpA gene encoding F0F1 ATP synthase subunit alpha: protein MINADEIAGILKQQILSAHTQVREDEVGTVIEVGDSVARVYGLSAVQMNELVQFPNGLFGIAFNLEEDNVGVVVMGPDGDIKEGATVRRTGRIISVPVGDGVIGRVVNPLGQPLDDKGPVKTTRTRPIETQAPGVVERQPVHEPMQTGIKAIDGLVPIGRGQRELIIGDRQTGKTALAIDAIINQKGKDVICIYVAIGQKTSTVAQLYKIFTDAGAMDYTTIVAANAADPASLRYIAPYAGCAMAQELMYAGKHVLVIYDDLSKHAQAYREISLVLRRPPGREAYPGDIFYLHSRLLERAAKLNDELGAGSMTALPVIETQQGDVSAYIPTNLISITDGQIYLETGLFFNGIRPAIDVGLSVSRVGGNAQTKAMKAVAGQLRLELSQYRDLAAFSKLASDLDRATQAQLSRGEKITETLKQPQFEPLDLDKQVIQIYVAVNDLLADVPTASINEFHKQFYEFLKVAAPDVPASIADSKALSDDVKSKLNSAVVEFKKRFVKAA, encoded by the coding sequence ATGATCAACGCCGACGAAATCGCCGGAATACTCAAACAGCAGATCCTCAGCGCGCACACGCAAGTGCGCGAGGACGAGGTGGGCACCGTCATCGAGGTGGGCGACAGCGTCGCTCGCGTCTACGGCCTTTCGGCCGTGCAGATGAACGAGCTCGTGCAATTTCCCAACGGTCTGTTCGGCATCGCATTCAACCTCGAAGAGGACAACGTCGGCGTCGTGGTCATGGGACCCGATGGCGACATCAAAGAGGGCGCCACGGTTCGCCGCACCGGCCGGATCATCTCCGTGCCCGTTGGAGACGGCGTCATCGGACGGGTGGTGAACCCGCTCGGTCAGCCGCTCGACGACAAGGGTCCCGTGAAGACCACGCGCACGCGGCCCATCGAAACGCAGGCGCCCGGAGTGGTGGAACGGCAGCCCGTTCACGAGCCCATGCAAACGGGGATCAAAGCCATCGACGGCCTCGTGCCCATCGGACGAGGGCAGCGCGAACTCATCATCGGCGACCGGCAAACGGGTAAGACGGCGCTGGCCATCGATGCGATCATCAATCAAAAGGGCAAGGACGTCATCTGCATCTACGTCGCGATCGGGCAGAAAACCTCAACGGTCGCACAGCTCTACAAGATCTTCACCGATGCGGGCGCGATGGACTACACAACGATCGTCGCCGCCAACGCAGCCGACCCGGCGAGTCTGCGCTACATCGCGCCATACGCTGGCTGCGCGATGGCCCAAGAGCTCATGTACGCCGGAAAACACGTGCTCGTCATCTACGACGATCTGTCAAAGCACGCGCAGGCGTATCGCGAGATCTCGCTCGTCCTTCGCAGACCGCCCGGCCGCGAAGCGTATCCCGGCGATATCTTCTACCTCCATTCGCGTCTTCTCGAGCGCGCCGCCAAGCTCAACGACGAACTCGGCGCGGGCTCGATGACGGCGCTGCCCGTCATCGAAACGCAGCAAGGCGACGTATCCGCGTACATCCCCACCAATCTGATCTCGATCACCGACGGACAGATATATCTGGAGACGGGTCTCTTCTTCAACGGCATCCGGCCCGCCATCGATGTCGGTCTTTCTGTTTCTCGTGTAGGCGGCAACGCTCAAACCAAGGCCATGAAGGCTGTCGCGGGCCAGCTCCGCCTCGAGCTTTCGCAGTACCGCGATCTCGCGGCGTTTTCGAAGTTGGCATCCGATCTCGACCGTGCCACGCAAGCGCAGTTGTCGCGCGGTGAGAAGATCACGGAGACGTTGAAGCAACCGCAGTTCGAGCCGCTGGATCTCGACAAGCAAGTCATCCAGATCTACGTGGCCGTGAACGATCTCCTCGCCGACGTGCCCACGGCCTCCATCAACGAGTTCCACAAACAGTTCTACGAGTTCTTGAAAGTGGCCGCGCCCGATGTGCCTGCATCGATCGCCGATTCCAAGGCTCTCTCCGATGACGTCAAGTCGAAGCTGAACTCGGCGGTCGTCGAATTCAAGAAGCGCTTCGTCAAGGCGGCGTGA
- the wecB gene encoding UDP-N-acetylglucosamine 2-epimerase (non-hydrolyzing), with translation MSRPLNVAIVFGTRPDAVKMAPVVHQMASDAAINCITIVTAQHREMLDEVLGLFEIKPAYDLKVMTEEQTLTDVTTRVLERMSSVLEDCKPDVMLVHGDTTTSTASALAAYYKKIPVGHVEAGLRTDTIYEPFPEEMNRRMTGVIATHHFAPTPTAKANLLAEGKKPESIVVTGNTVIDAFLWVNARLQPGDAPDVTTARMLFVEAHRRENLGEPMAQICRALKTVVDSHPDLSIVWPVHPNPAVVEVVRRVLDGVPRVRLVQPMSYRHLVAAIGRATLIATDSGGLQEEGPCLGRPVLVLRRVTERPEGIIAGTLRLVGTDEDAVTRNLNELLDDRAAYDRMAKASNPYGDGKAAGRIAQALLAHYRGGPAPAEFDPTLPPTLPQANM, from the coding sequence TTGAGCCGTCCGCTCAACGTCGCGATCGTGTTCGGCACGCGTCCGGATGCCGTCAAAATGGCGCCAGTGGTGCATCAAATGGCCAGCGATGCTGCGATCAACTGCATCACCATCGTCACCGCGCAGCACCGCGAGATGCTCGACGAAGTGCTCGGGCTCTTCGAAATCAAGCCGGCATACGACCTCAAAGTGATGACGGAAGAGCAGACTCTCACCGACGTCACCACGCGCGTGCTCGAACGGATGAGCAGCGTGCTCGAAGACTGCAAGCCCGACGTCATGCTGGTGCACGGAGATACGACCACCTCCACCGCGAGCGCGCTCGCCGCATACTATAAGAAGATTCCCGTCGGCCACGTCGAGGCCGGGCTTCGCACCGACACGATCTACGAACCGTTTCCCGAAGAGATGAACCGGCGGATGACCGGCGTCATCGCGACCCATCACTTCGCGCCGACGCCGACGGCAAAAGCCAACTTGCTTGCCGAAGGGAAGAAGCCCGAATCGATCGTGGTGACGGGCAACACGGTCATCGACGCGTTTTTATGGGTGAACGCGCGCCTGCAGCCTGGCGATGCACCCGACGTGACCACGGCGCGTATGTTGTTCGTCGAAGCGCACCGGCGCGAGAATCTCGGTGAGCCGATGGCGCAGATCTGCCGGGCGTTGAAAACGGTGGTCGACTCGCATCCGGATCTCTCGATCGTGTGGCCGGTGCATCCGAATCCGGCGGTCGTCGAAGTCGTGCGGCGCGTGTTGGACGGCGTGCCGCGCGTGCGGCTGGTGCAGCCGATGTCGTACCGTCATCTCGTCGCCGCGATCGGCCGCGCCACGTTGATCGCCACCGATTCCGGCGGATTGCAGGAAGAGGGTCCGTGCCTCGGGCGGCCCGTGCTCGTGCTGCGCCGCGTCACGGAAAGACCCGAGGGCATCATCGCCGGCACCTTGCGGCTCGTCGGCACCGATGAAGACGCGGTGACGCGCAATCTCAACGAATTGTTAGACGACCGCGCAGCCTACGATCGCATGGCAAAGGCCAGCAATCCGTACGGCGACGGCAAAGCCGCCGGCCGCATCGCGCAAGCGCTGCTCGCACATTATCGCGGCGGCCCCGCGCCGGCGGAGTTCGATCCCACATTGCCGCCGACGCTGCCGCAGGCCAACATGTGA